In one window of Mercurialis annua linkage group LG4, ddMerAnnu1.2, whole genome shotgun sequence DNA:
- the LOC126679079 gene encoding uncharacterized protein LOC126679079 yields the protein MARWIKPEVYPLMAAMAFVTSLCTFQLTRNVFLNPDVRVNKVHRRMALLENEDEGEKYAEHGLRKFLRTREPEIMPAIRLIITHG from the exons GTCTACCCGTTAATGGCTGCCATGGCATTCGTAACAAGTTTGTGCACCTTCCAACTTACAAGGAATGTGTTTCTGAATCCTGATGTCAG GGTCAACAAAGTTCATCGCCGCATGGCACTTCTGGAAAACGAAGACGAAGGAGAAAAATATGCAGAGCATGGCTTAAGGAAATTTCTTCGAACTCGCGAACCGGAAATCATGCCTGCCatcaggctaataatcacccacgga
- the LOC126676722 gene encoding PI-PLC X domain-containing protein At5g67130-like: MDTHQSLILVIASIILLVRVVAACSNGDCRLLDECSSDQDCDGGLYCFSCVQGFSGWRCVRSSISNQFQLLNNSMPFNKYAFLTTHNAYAIDGYPSYTGVPRITFTNQEDNVTQQLNNGARALMLDTYDFRGDVWLCHSFNRQCHDYTAFGPAIDTLKEVEAFLTANPSEIVTIILEDYVEAPNGLTKLFIDSGLMKFWFPVTNMPKKGQDWPLVSDMVKNNQRLLVFTSIKSKEESEGIAYQWNYMVENHYGEDGMKAGSCSNRGESSPLDDKSKSLVLVNYFGSIPLRDLSCQDNSGDLINMLHTCYGASANRWANFVAVDYYKRSEGGGSFQAVDTLNGKLLCGCDDIHACMAGSTSRACSS, from the exons ATGGATACACATCAAAGCTTAATTTTAGTAATAGCTTCAATTATATTACTTGTTAGAGTCGTTGCAGCTTGCTCCAATGGAGATTGCAGG CTATTAGACGAGTGCTCGTCGGACCAAGATTGTGATGGTGGACTCTATTGCTTCTCATGTGTACAAGGATTTTCAGGTTGGAGATGTGTAAGATCAAGCATTTCTAACCAATTTCAGCTTCTG AATAACTCGATGCCATTCAACAAATATGCATTTTTGACGACACACAATGCGTATGCAATTGATGGATATCCATCTTATACCGGAGTTCCTCGAATCACTTTTACCAACCAGGAAGATAATGTCACTCAACAGCTAAAC AATGGAGCAAGAGCATTGATGCTTGATACATATGATTTTCGTGGAGATGTATGGTTGTGCCATTCATTTAATCGACAATGTCATGATTATACTGCCTTT GGTCCTGCTATTGACACACTAAAAGAAGTTGAGGCATTCTTAACAGCAAATCCATCAGAAATTGTAACCATAATTTTAGAAGATTATGTAGAAGCTCCTAATGGACTGACCAAGTTATTTATTGATTCCGGATTGATGAAATTCTGGTTTCCAGTAACAAACATGCCCAAAAAAGGCCAAGATTGGCCACTAGTGAGTGACATGgttaaaaataatcaaagacTACTAGTATTCACCTCAATTAAATCCAAAGAAGAATCTGAAGGCATTGCATATCAATGGAATTACATGGTTGAAAATCATT ATGGGGAAGACGGTATGAAGGCGGGAAGTTGTTCAAATAGAGGAGAGTCATCACCTCTTGATGATAAGAGCAAATCACTGGTGTTAGTAAATTATTTTGGATCAATTCCTTTGAGGGATCTCTCATGTCAGGATAATTCAGGGGATCTCATTAATATGCTGCATACTTGTTATGGTGCTTCTGCCAATAGATGGGCTAATTTTGTTGCTGTTGACTATTACAAG AGGAGTGaaggaggaggatcattccaAGCAGTGGACACACTGAATGGGAAGTTGTTGTGTGGGTGTGATGACATTCATGCATGCATG GCTGGATCAACTTCTAGAGCTTGTTCTTCATAA